The window TTTCTGTGGGACACAGTGTGATGTAGCAAAGAGTACAGAGTTTGAAGCCAGACAAACCTAGGCCTCTTTGTGTTCCACTGTAAAGTGTAAAGGGTAATACCCACATCACATagcttttgtgaggattaaataaggtgTTACTTAAAGCACATGGTAGGCCctaaaatcttattttcctttctccctgacATACAAAATGCAGAAAAGCTACTCAGTTTAGGAAAGTCAGACAAACACCATGGAGGATAAGGATCCAGTCACTGCACTGGAACAGAGATTAGAGGACCACATCATCGTATGTCACAAGATAACCAATGCTACATATAAGTTGATCAATTTAGGGCAAGATCAACTGGCTACAACCTAAGTTGATCAGTCAAGTATTCAAGTTTGTCTGGCACTAAGAGGCTTTCTGGGATCGGGAACATTCAGAGCTAAAACGAAGAGAGTCCCAGCAAACCAGGATGATTGGTCATAATGCTTACCCAGCAATAATTAGACAATCAAGAATTTTGAATTGTCCTTTATCTCAGTGGGAACAATTTCCCCTAGATATACATCAAAAGGTTCGGATATGATTTTTTATACCCTTCAgctatatttatctttcttctcccctccactGTCAAATTTCTCCAAGAGTGGTCTCCACTTACTGTGTCTTTCTGCTCAGTACGTGTCCTCTCTCAAAGTCACTTATTTGGTGTAGCTCCAGAGCCTGGCAGAAGATCTTTAAATagcatcattaaaaacaaaacaaacaaaagaaacagcatCTTTATTCCTGTGtgcattgggtttttttttttttctcttaaagggTCATTTTCAAGTAACTTCAAAGACAGAGCAATAGGGCTCTACCACAAATGTTTCCAGTTTCAATAGCACTATTCCAAAGAAACTATACTTTATAATGCTGAAGGATAAGAAATGATTAGGCTTAGAGTTCATCACCACTCTCCCTCCAGACAAACATATCCCTGCTGCTGGGGCTGAGTTGTCActacacacacagagcacacaaAACTAGGTAGGCCTGTTTGTCCCTTCATAGAAATTTATCTCAACTTTGTGACAGAACCAAGGTGGCAAATACGTGGTTGGACAGTCCTGCTGCTggtagcttctttcacttagccttaTTCCATTTATGATCTGCTTCTTCTTTCCCATGGAAAAACCAGTAGGGGACTCTGAATCATCCAGACTGCATCTTTATTCATGAGTGTCTTTTATGAATAGAAAGCAGATGATCACACTCTACCAGCCAGGCCACAGGCCCTGCCAACATTGGAATGTGTATTTAatggcttcccctcccctccaagcaAACACTACATTTTGCGTGGCAAGGGTCCCATCACACAGCTGAAATGCCACATTTGCTCTGGCAAGAGCTCTCTGGGGATCTGCCATGAGCAGTAGCATTGTTATCATTGTTCTTAATCTTGAGGCAGCACTCGAGGCTATAACACACCATTTCCTTTACATGGGGCCACATAGTTCTGACTCTTAGCtctctggttttccttctctGGCTCTACTTCTCCCCTCTGTCATGAAAGTAGTCATACTCAGCTCTGTACTTCACAGCTCAGATACCTATTCTATGCTCTTCTCTTTCCCATTATGGCTTCCTCTCTCACTTCTAAGTGAACAGTTCTCAAATCTGCATCTCTCCACTCTACCCTTATCTTCCCATCCTCATGATCTGTCATCACCTTAAAAACTTGTATTAAACTTGCCAGGATCATCTTTCCCCCAAAACAATTCCCTCTTCagacttctgtttttctcataattACACCCAATATTCTCTCTTCCTGGTTCAAAATCTTGGCATCAACTTTgattcctcctctttccccatctccAGGCAGAAAACAAAGTGCCGTGATTCCCTTGCAATGCCTACTGTCTGCCTCATCTTATCGAGTTCCACACCATCAGTCCTGCCCTACAGCTTTATTGCCCTCCATGATGCAGTTTCTTACTCCAAGTCCCTCCACACTGTCCCTCCACTGCTGGTTAACACCCAGTCACAGTGTTAAATCGCCCCCCTTATTGAGCAACCAAATATTTCCAGATGCTTTAGCCTCACATTTACAAATTTCCACAATAAGTCCATGGTGGACTTCCCCCAGCCGCCCACCTCCCCCCAGGAATGATCAATCTAGAATATAGCAGGAGTCTAACTGAATGTTAAATTATATGGTAAATGCTCCAATAGCTGGACTCTTGCATCCGAAAGATGTCCTCTTGCCCAATCCTATCCTTCTCCACCTCAGTCCAGCCCTCACAGCCCTTCACTCTGCTCAATTCCCTCTCTGGCTTTAACACCTTGGTTTATCTTTTCCTGGGCCCTGACTCTGCTTGATGTTCTTGCTTGGGGCTTCTCACCTGCCTCCCGATTCAGGGTATTAGGGATACAGAGCTATCTGCCATGATCCCTCTTTCATGATCCCTCAGAAGGCCTAGTGCATAAGAATCAGATGGGTAATGTGTTAAGGATGTGAATTTCAGATACAGCCCTCACTTAAGTCTGAGGTGCAGCCAGCATAGCAGTGCAGTCCAAAAGAACTTTCTATgcagatggaaatgttctgttttgTGTTGTCCAATAGAGTAGCTACTAACCACATGTGACTATTGAACACTTTAAGTGTAGCTAGTATGACCAAAAAATTGAATCAttaatttctttccctttgattaatttaaatttaaacagctACATGTGGCTGATGGCTGCCATTGTGAACAGTGAAGATTAATCGATTTAACAAACATCAGAACTGATTCTTCTTAGCAATAATGCTGAAGAACTACTTAAACAACCAGTGTGATACTTACGCTCCCTTAATGACACATTGTAGGtaatcaacaaatgtttgttgaagggttgggtgaacaaatgaatacatgaacaaatttgaatataatttCCTTGAGATTTAAGGCTGTCTCTTCTGGAAAAGAAAGTTGAGGGGacttttccaaattaaaagaGGCTAAAAAGACTTACCAACCAAATGTAATAAATTTACCTTAAAGGGACCCTGGTTCCAaagttaaattaagaaaaaaatattggagaCATTTTTTAGGATAATTGGATAAATTTGAATACAGACAGCATATtacatgattttgaaaatattttttagttttcttaggTGAGATAATGTTATTCCAATTACAAAGTTAAATTTCTTTAGTGTTGGAAAATATGTGCTGAAGTACTGAGGGATGATGAGGTGTCATGATATCAACAACTTATTTTCAAGTGGTTTggtaaaaaatgtgtgtgtgtgtgtgtgtgtgtgtgtgtgtgtgtgtgtgtgtagaggcaaagagagaaagcaaaaatggcaaaatgttacCTTTAAAATCTAGATAGAGTATATTTGGGTGTTCATTGTATATGTTCTTTCACCTTTcctgcatatttgaaaattttttaagttataggaAAATTCACCCACAATGAATTGGCAAAacctaaagtaaaataaaatttcaaaatactgtattttgtgaCTTTTGGGTGCtaactccaccccaccccaccccaccccactccatcTGAGACTAACATAGTGCTGACATTGTGCTGCAAACTCTGTAGACCAGGTGCTGCAAAGTGGTGACCTACAGATTCTGTGTAGTTTGCATACATGTTTTTCTTGGCCCAAATAGaggttgtgtttgttttaattaagtTAGTTGCCAACCTTAACATTccaagaatttttatcatgatatATTATGTAGCAAAATGTTTTGCAGTGTAATGAAATATAAAGCACTtatgttgggggcacctggctggctcaattagcagagcatgcaacccttgatatcttgagttcaagccccacattgggtgtgaagcctactttaaaagttgtaaaaaaaataaaataaaaataaaacacttattttataATAGTGAACATGTATAGATCATCTCCTATAAGACAAGTACTATTCAAAgagtttcagatttttaattcatttactccCCACAAGAGCACTATGAGATAGGCACTATTCTTATTCTccctttacagatggggaaaacgATGaacaaagagattaagtaactttctAAAAGTTTCACAACTATGAACTTGTAGTGCAGGTTGAATCTTACGTAGATGGCTTCCTAACTACTATACTTTACTGCCACTCACAAAAGTCTGCATCCCCAGTTTCTCTGGAAAAATCAGATGATTTGGCAACATATTCCCACATGGGACCAACTGACCAGAGCCAATGAGCTACATTCTCCTGAAGGCAGGGCATCTTCCCTTCTGCTTGCCAGAGTCCCCATTCTGCCTGCTTCTGGGGCCTTGGGATCTGACCCCTGCTCTAGCCACAGCACAGATGAATTCAGCAGGGTGAAGGACAGATGATGGATACATCACAGACACTTACACTCTGCCGTAGACCAAGCTGGATATCAGGCTGACTTGTCTGTGGGCGTGAAGCTCTAATGGGAGAGAAAGCTACAAGGTTAACTTGGGCCAGATGTGTATGTGTGGTAGTGAAGGGAGGCATGGCTGGGTGGAATGTCAGAACAAGTGTTGGTAGGCAGTGGAGAAAAAAGTTACAGGAACCAAAAGGTAAGATGCCCACCCCACCAGAGGGCTGTGTGTGTCAGTGAAAAGAGCATGGGCTAGCTTGGCCCAGGATTCCATCACTTATCAGCTGtataaccttggacaagttatttaatttctccaGCTTCCATTTCCTGGGCTATAAAATGGGGGCAGTGACATGTACTTCCAGGGTGATTAAAGGAATTAGAGTATGTGAAGTCTCTTTGCCTCTTGTTAATATACATAACCAAAATACTTTTCTTACTAatcattcatattcatattttcatgtttccccCCTAGATTTATAAAGTAAGAAGAATTAAGAAGCTATGGTGAGTACCCAGGTGATTACTGAATTTTCGTCGTTCAGGGGTCCAGATCTGGCTTCATTAACCTGTAGCCCAAGCACTTGATGACATTTATTGACATTTGGCCAAACCAGAGATGCTACAGCAGAACCTAGAAGAAACTGGCATGAAGTAGGGGAAATGCAGTCAGCTGAGAAATATTTGTGAGAATATACTTtcactaaaactttaaaaatgaaaaacccaaACATCCAGCAATAAACTAAGTGACTGACAAttccttcattcagcaaattGATTACTTACAATGGTCCAGGTTCTGGAGATACAGATGTGAACAAAACTAGACATAGCCCTTGTCCTCCCAGCAGTAGGTAGCtagttggttaaataaataacagCACACCACTCTGGACTATTACACTGCCATGATGAAGACAGTTTTCAAAGAATCATTAATAAAACAGCCTAGTCTTATATTGTAATAGTAAGTTAAAAACAGGATGAAGAATTGTATTCATAGTATTAACAAGATAATATAATTACCCATAATCCACAACTCAAAAACAATTATCAACATTGTAGTGCATTACATTCAgctttttccttctctattctttaaaaaaaaattttaatgttgatttttttgagagagagacaagtaagagtcaaggagaggcagaaagagggagacacagaatccaaaataggctctaggctccaagctgtcagcacacagctcaattCAGGTCCcatacccacaaactgtgagattatgacctgagctgaagttggacacttaacggactgagccacccaggctcccctttctttttctattctaaaCACATCTactatataaatagaataaactattggaaaatgaagaaaagagagttGGTAGTTGTTATTTTTGGGTTGTGAGATTattagtgatttttgttttcttctctatgaTTTTGTAGATTGTCCAAGGTTCCTATAATAAGTATGTATTAAACAGAAAAGAAGCCAATTAAAACACAGTCACAGACGTTCATAGagcttttctttcccatttgttttctctttcctctggcttTGGTGTCTCCAGGGTAGGGCACGCAGGCCTTCATCTGGGCAGCACAGGCATTGTGAGAAATGCTTCGACCGTCACTGCCACATTCCTGTGGAGCCTGATGTCTCCTGTCTGGTGATAAACTGCCACCTGTCCTGTGGTGCTACCTTCCACATGTgcaaagaggcagagcatgagctcCTCTGCCCTCTAGAGCAGGTTCCATGCCTCAACTCTGAATATGGTTGCCCCCTTTCCATGTCCCGCCACAAGCTGGCCAAGCACTTGCAAGTGTGCCCTGCCAGTGTGGTCTGCTGCTCCATGGAGTGGAATCGCTGGCCAAATGTGGACTCTGAAACAATCCTTCATGAGAACATCATGAAAGAGACCCCCAGTGAGGAATGTTTGGACACAGCCCTGGCCCTCCAGGACCAGAAGGTCCTTTTTAGATCTCTGAAAATGGTAGAACTTTTCCCAGAAACTAGAGAGCCCACTGAGGAGGAACCTACCACAAATGGTGAAGCCACTTGGGAGGAAATGGGAGGAGCAGTGGGTGGAGTAGATGCTGGGTTGGTACCACATGGATCTCTGCCAGCAACTAATGGAGAAATGATAGAGCTAAGTCAAGAAGAGCGAGAGGCTTTAGCCAAAACCAAAGAAGGGATGGACCTGGCGAAGTTTGGCAAGTGGGAAAATATATTCAGCAAAGAGCATGCAGCCTCTGCTTTAACAAGTACATCAGTGAGCTGTGACAGCAATAGCAGGAACAGCCCAGGAAAAGAACAGGTTTCCAATGGCAATAACGTGATAGGGGAGGATGCTCTCCAAGAGAAAGAACCACAGGAAAAACAGAAGCAGCAGGACATTAATGCAGCAGTGGAAAAGACAGGCCTCGCCCCTTGGCAGGATGGTGTTCTGGAAAGACTGAAAACAGCTGTGGATGCAAAGGACTATAATATGTATCTGGTGCACAATGGAAGGATGCTTATTCATTTTGGTCAGATGCCTGCTTGTACGCCTAAGGAGAGAGACTTTGTTTATGGCAAACTTGAGGCTCAGGAAGTAAAGACTGTTTATACCTTCAAAGTTCCCGTGAGCTACTGTGGGAAGCGGGCTCGCGTTGGAGATGCCATGCTGAGTTGTAAGCCAAGTGAACACAAGGCAGTAGATACCTCAGATTTAGGGGTCACTGTGGAGGACCTGCCCAAATCAGATCTCATCAAGACCACCCTCCTGTGTGCTTTAGAAAGAGAGCTTAAAGGGCATGTCATTTCCGAATCCAGGAGCATTGATGGTCTGTTCATGGATTTTGCTACACAGACATATAATTTTGAGCCAGAACAGTTTTCTTCTGGGACTGTGCTGGCTGACCTCCTAACCACTGCCAACCCAGGGGGACTCCATGTGGAACTCCACAGTGAGTGCGTGACCAGGAGACATAACAAGAGCAGCTCTGCCTTTACTTTCACTTGCAACAAATTCTTCAGGAGGGATGAATTCCCCCTACATTTCAAGAATGTCCACACAGACATTCAGTCATGTCTCAATGGCTGGTTCCAGCATCGATGCCCTCTTGCCTACTTGGGATGTACTTTTATTCAAAACCATTTCCGTCCTCCAGGACAAAAGGCAAAAGTGATTTATAGTCAGGAGCTCAAGACCTTTGCCATCAAGCCAGAGGTTGCTTCAGagctgagtgagagaaagaagaacaacCATCTCTCAGGCTGTGGAGCAAAAAGTCAGAAATCTCTCACTAGCCTGCCTCTGGAGGTTTTGCAATACATTGCTGGGTTCTTAGACAGCATCAGCCTGTCCCAACTTTCCCAGGTGTCTGTGCTGATGAGAAATATCTGTGCTACTTTGTTACAAGAGAGAGGGATGGTCCTCCTACAGTGGAAGAAGAAGAGATATTCTCATGGAGGCACCTCCTGGAAAGTCCACAGAGAGGCAAGTAAActcttactcatttattcattcattcaacaactatttaatAAGAGTTTtctatgtgtcaagcactgtaCTAGACACTGGCAATGTACTAGGTTACTAATTTCTAAACCCAAGGAGGTCAGTCCAGGGAAGATAGACCTATAGACATATAAATGACAATACAAATGTAGTACCTGTTTATCTCTGTGTACGTGTCCTGGATATCTTCTGCTTGCTCACATGATTCATTCTCCAACACTGTCCACTGTGATCAGTTCTCCCAGGAGGCTGATCTCTACAGACTGCCTCAATCAGCAGCCTTCCCCCCCAGCTTCCCATTGGGCTAATCAAATGGGAGTGTATCAGCAGgaaatgggagggaggaagactgaGTTGATGTATCTATTCTTCTGGCTTCCTCCCTGCACGCATCCTCCCCCTCTATGACACTTAGCACTGGCCACGTCCCTCCATTGAAGGTGACTGTTTCAGGTGGCTTTCTCCACACAGTTACTCATTCTGGGATCTGATGacctctgttcttccttttcaagccTAGGATATTAATGTTCTAGATTGTTACTGGCCTGGTTACTGCACTATATCCTGTGGCTTTCCTATACCCTGCCCatacatttgtatatctttttttttttaattctcttcaaaTTATCCAATTTAACTGTGCCATCAGTTCCCCGCTTGGACTCCAGTACAGTATGCCAACAAATTCTCCTCAGTCTCAtatcaagtaattttttaaaaaggagtttttgcctttgttaatggcattttgaaattctaaaataatgtGGTCCACTGATCTCTCCTGTTTCAAATATctatttactttctaaaaaaaactCCTGTAAATCAAagaatctttttctttggaaaaatcttaTTCCTTTTTCCCAGCCACGTTTTGCTTGCTGAACTGCATCATAACTTCTTTCAGTTTATAACATACAGAAGTGAAACTCCTAATTCATCATATCCGAGATGTCCTTAGCATCCTTTCCCATgataaatatttggtaatatgAACCACAAATTAATGGTGTCCATTTAGCCCAATAATTCCATAATCTCATTGTTGAATTTCTTCCCAAAATGTGGGTGTGTGCAAACTGGCACTGGGGAGTTAGAGTTGTTTAAAGCATCTTGTatgttttccattatttattcCTTGAGCggttctcttaaaaaaataattccatgtgTTAAATAAACACTGACTTCCACCCATCCACCTGTTAGGGATAAACATGAATGACACTGAGATCCTGCCCTCAGAAACTATATAGTCTAGAACTGTCTAATATCTTTCTCTATAAAATCAGATGCAAACAATTTAATTTACATACTAGAAATTCCATTAGTTTTTGGCTCATGTTTGTCCCCAATTCAATGATTGCTGACCACTCTTGAAAATTATTTGGGACAAACTAATTtccttttagaaaggaaaaaagagaatttaattgGAGCTAAAGGATGCTCATattaaaatggcttttttttttttttgagtaaaaagGGAAATAGTTCTAAGATCCCAGAAAATACTTTTCTGACATAGgaacaat is drawn from Suricata suricatta isolate VVHF042 unplaced genomic scaffold, meerkat_22Aug2017_6uvM2_HiC HiC_scaffold_27, whole genome shotgun sequence and contains these coding sequences:
- the LOC115284942 gene encoding F-box only protein 40 isoform X2; this translates as MGRARRPSSGQHRHCEKCFDRHCHIPVEPDVSCLVINCHLSCGATFHMCKEAEHELLCPLEQVPCLNSEYGCPLSMSRHKLAKHLQVCPASVVCCSMEWNRWPNVDSETILHENIMKETPSEECLDTALALQDQKVLFRSLKMVELFPETREPTEEEPTTNGEATWEEMGGAVGGVDAGLVPHGSLPATNGEMIELSQEEREALAKTKEGMDLAKFGKWENIFSKEHAASALTSTSVSCDSNSRNSPGKEQVSNGNNVIGEDALQEKEPQEKQKQQDINAAVEKTGLAPWQDGVLERLKTAVDAKDYNMYLVHNGRMLIHFGQMPACTPKERDFVYGKLEAQEVKTVYTFKVPVSYCGKRARVGDAMLSCKPSEHKAVDTSDLGVTVEDLPKSDLIKTTLLCALERELKGHVISESRSIDGLFMDFATQTYNFEPEQFSSGTVLADLLTTANPGGLHVELHSECVTRRHNKSSSAFTFTCNKFFRRDEFPLHFKNVHTDIQSCLNGWFQHRCPLAYLGCTFIQNHFRPPGQKAKVIYSQELKTFAIKPEVASELSERKKNNHLSGCGAKSQKSLTSLPLEVLQYIAGFLDSISLSQLSQVSVLMRNICATLLQERGMVLLQWKKKRYSHGGTSWKVHREIWQFSSLFSRVKSWEFNEVASMSEHLKACPFNIVEHKTDPILLTSMRQLQEQTRESLVTTFRARPRGRHIC
- the LOC115284942 gene encoding F-box only protein 40 isoform X1, which codes for MVSTQGRARRPSSGQHRHCEKCFDRHCHIPVEPDVSCLVINCHLSCGATFHMCKEAEHELLCPLEQVPCLNSEYGCPLSMSRHKLAKHLQVCPASVVCCSMEWNRWPNVDSETILHENIMKETPSEECLDTALALQDQKVLFRSLKMVELFPETREPTEEEPTTNGEATWEEMGGAVGGVDAGLVPHGSLPATNGEMIELSQEEREALAKTKEGMDLAKFGKWENIFSKEHAASALTSTSVSCDSNSRNSPGKEQVSNGNNVIGEDALQEKEPQEKQKQQDINAAVEKTGLAPWQDGVLERLKTAVDAKDYNMYLVHNGRMLIHFGQMPACTPKERDFVYGKLEAQEVKTVYTFKVPVSYCGKRARVGDAMLSCKPSEHKAVDTSDLGVTVEDLPKSDLIKTTLLCALERELKGHVISESRSIDGLFMDFATQTYNFEPEQFSSGTVLADLLTTANPGGLHVELHSECVTRRHNKSSSAFTFTCNKFFRRDEFPLHFKNVHTDIQSCLNGWFQHRCPLAYLGCTFIQNHFRPPGQKAKVIYSQELKTFAIKPEVASELSERKKNNHLSGCGAKSQKSLTSLPLEVLQYIAGFLDSISLSQLSQVSVLMRNICATLLQERGMVLLQWKKKRYSHGGTSWKVHREIWQFSSLFSRVKSWEFNEVASMSEHLKACPFNIVEHKTDPILLTSMRQLQEQTRESLVTTFRARPRGRHIC